A stretch of Kyrpidia spormannii DNA encodes these proteins:
- a CDS encoding MFS transporter: protein MDGQIAARLDRLPVTSLHRKLMWLVGIGVFFDLYDVFLAGIMVNVFKSTFGIGAGQQSAFIAAGFIGMFVGAATLGGLSDRYGRRTMYLVNLGIYSLFTLLAGFGQSFEWILVCRIIAGLGLGAELPLSDAYLSEMLPARVRGRYIAIAYTLGFCAVPVVGFIARWLVPTQILGLAGWRWVFILGAVGAILVWIGRRGLPESPRWLEVHGRREEAERYAAQMEETAIQEGRGTLPPPQPLAVEPSERIPIADLFRGEYRKRTIMLWLFQILQTVGYYGFGSLGPLVLAHKGFDIVNTLMYSGIMFLGYPIGSLLSLPIIERWERKAWICSTAFGMAVFGLLFAYSTSAAGVLIFGFLYTAVSNIFSNAFHVYQAEIYPTRVRGTAVGSAYSLSRLTSAVMPFVLVPLLQSRGAAAMYGVVALAMLVLIADIAWLGPRTTKKALEQVSA, encoded by the coding sequence ATGGACGGTCAAATTGCGGCGAGGTTGGACCGATTGCCGGTGACTTCGCTCCACCGCAAGCTCATGTGGTTGGTAGGCATCGGGGTATTTTTCGACTTATACGACGTATTTTTGGCAGGAATCATGGTGAACGTGTTTAAATCGACTTTCGGTATCGGTGCCGGCCAGCAGTCCGCCTTCATCGCCGCCGGGTTTATCGGCATGTTTGTCGGGGCCGCGACCTTGGGAGGATTGTCGGACCGCTATGGCCGAAGGACCATGTACCTGGTCAATCTCGGGATTTATTCGCTTTTCACCCTCTTGGCCGGATTCGGGCAAAGCTTCGAATGGATTCTGGTCTGTCGCATCATCGCCGGCTTGGGGCTGGGGGCGGAGCTACCCCTGTCCGACGCCTATCTGAGCGAGATGCTGCCGGCTCGGGTGCGTGGGAGGTATATTGCTATCGCGTACACCCTCGGCTTCTGTGCCGTACCAGTGGTCGGGTTCATCGCCCGCTGGCTGGTGCCCACCCAGATACTGGGATTGGCAGGATGGCGGTGGGTGTTCATCCTCGGGGCAGTGGGAGCCATCCTCGTATGGATCGGCCGGCGAGGCTTGCCAGAATCACCGCGTTGGCTCGAGGTCCACGGACGCCGGGAGGAGGCGGAGCGATACGCCGCCCAGATGGAGGAAACGGCAATTCAGGAAGGCCGCGGGACCCTGCCGCCACCCCAGCCCCTCGCCGTGGAGCCGAGTGAGCGGATTCCCATCGCCGACCTCTTTCGCGGGGAGTACCGGAAGCGAACCATTATGCTCTGGTTGTTTCAAATCCTCCAAACGGTAGGGTACTACGGGTTTGGGTCCTTAGGGCCTTTGGTGCTGGCTCACAAGGGATTCGACATCGTGAATACGCTCATGTACTCCGGAATCATGTTTCTGGGTTATCCCATCGGATCATTGCTTTCCCTTCCCATCATCGAACGTTGGGAACGGAAGGCGTGGATTTGCAGCACGGCCTTTGGGATGGCCGTCTTTGGCCTACTCTTTGCGTACAGCACATCGGCGGCTGGTGTTCTCATCTTCGGATTTTTGTACACGGCGGTGAGCAATATTTTCTCCAACGCATTCCACGTGTACCAGGCGGAGATCTATCCCACCAGGGTCAGGGGGACGGCGGTGGGAAGCGCTTACAGCCTCAGCCGGCTGACCAGCGCGGTGATGCCTTTCGTTCTAGTGCCCCTGCTCCAGTCCCGGGGCGCCGCTGCGATGTACGGGGTGGTGGCTTTGGCCATGCTGGTGCTCATCGCAGATATCGCCTGGCTAGGACCGCGGACCACGAAAAAAGCCCTGGAACAGGTCTCGGCGTGA
- the hisB gene encoding imidazoleglycerol-phosphate dehydratase HisB, whose amino-acid sequence MARRGEIHRTTGETDIRLMLDLDGEGRRSLELPVPFLKHMLDLFAKHGRFDLTVQATGDTEVDDHHTVEDIGICLGEAFARAVGDKRGIRRYGTRYAPMDETLARAVVDVSGRGMLVFRADFPMERVGIFSVELVEEFFRAFAHHAGVTLHLEVLYGRNAHHMVEGLFKAFAGALREAVLLDGPMEVPSTKGVL is encoded by the coding sequence ATGGCGCGGCGCGGTGAGATCCATCGGACCACGGGGGAGACGGACATCCGGCTGATGCTGGATTTGGACGGTGAGGGCCGGCGGAGTCTTGAGCTGCCGGTGCCTTTTTTGAAACATATGTTGGATCTTTTTGCGAAACATGGACGGTTCGATTTGACGGTCCAGGCCACCGGGGACACGGAAGTGGACGATCATCATACGGTGGAAGATATCGGGATTTGCCTGGGGGAGGCTTTCGCCCGGGCGGTGGGAGATAAGCGGGGGATTCGGCGGTACGGCACCCGCTATGCCCCGATGGACGAGACACTGGCCCGGGCGGTGGTGGATGTCAGCGGCCGGGGGATGTTGGTGTTCCGGGCGGATTTTCCGATGGAGCGCGTGGGGATTTTTTCCGTGGAACTGGTGGAGGAGTTTTTCCGGGCTTTCGCTCACCACGCCGGGGTGACGCTGCATTTGGAGGTTTTGTACGGGCGCAATGCCCACCATATGGTGGAAGGTCTGTTCAAGGCCTTTGCCGGCGCCTTGCGGGAAGCGGTGCTCCTGGACGGGCCGATGGAAGTCCCGTCGACGAAAGGGGTGTTATAG
- a CDS encoding class I SAM-dependent methyltransferase, with translation MVNRYQEVLAKVGAGSAHPGGFALTKKWIGQLSLGPDTRVLDVGCGTGRTACYMAKRFGCQVTGLDLQPLMIRKARRRARLEGVAAEFVPGDLLAPPFDEASFDWVIAESVTVFVSREKAVEQYRKLLVPGGGVLDVEMAARHALPAETARAIEDLYGVKDLPLYGDWEALYRRVGFSDVRLVEARRIDLNRALKDEWDDPDRWDLGSTALDDAEVREVLRANTELMARHAKHLGYVVVTGRKPAK, from the coding sequence GTGGTGAATCGGTACCAGGAAGTGCTGGCGAAAGTCGGGGCGGGGAGCGCCCATCCCGGTGGCTTTGCCCTGACAAAAAAATGGATCGGTCAATTGTCCCTCGGCCCGGATACCCGGGTCCTGGACGTGGGTTGCGGCACGGGGCGCACAGCCTGTTACATGGCAAAACGGTTTGGCTGTCAGGTGACAGGTCTTGACCTTCAGCCACTGATGATTCGAAAGGCCCGGCGTCGGGCCCGCCTGGAAGGCGTTGCGGCGGAGTTCGTCCCGGGGGATTTGCTCGCCCCTCCCTTCGACGAGGCGTCTTTTGATTGGGTGATCGCCGAATCGGTGACGGTGTTCGTGTCCCGGGAGAAGGCCGTGGAGCAGTACCGAAAGCTTTTGGTGCCGGGGGGCGGAGTCCTGGACGTGGAAATGGCGGCCAGACACGCCCTGCCCGCCGAGACCGCCCGGGCGATCGAGGATCTGTACGGAGTGAAGGATTTACCACTCTATGGGGATTGGGAGGCGTTGTACCGTCGGGTTGGATTCTCGGACGTGCGACTCGTCGAGGCCCGGAGAATCGACCTGAATCGGGCTTTGAAGGACGAATGGGACGACCCGGATCGATGGGATCTGGGATCCACCGCCCTGGACGACGCCGAAGTCCGGGAGGTGCTCCGGGCTAACACCGAGCTGATGGCGCGACACGCAAAGCACTTAGGTTATGTGGTGGTGACCGGACGAAAACCGGCGAAGTGA
- the hisF gene encoding imidazole glycerol phosphate synthase subunit HisF → MLTRRIVPCFDVKNGRVVKNVSFLTNERDAGDPVELARYYDESGADELVLLDISASVEGRATMVDVVARTAAEVFIPLTVGGGITSVDDIRVLLKAGADKVSINTGAVKHPQLVLEAAKRYGQQCIVVAIDGKYDGQKGDWEVLINGGRTRTGLSAVEWAKKMENLGAGEILLTSFDQDGRKDGYDLTFTRVISESVNIPVIASGGAGKKEHFYEVFTKGKADAALAASIFHFKETTIQEVKRYLRQKGVPVR, encoded by the coding sequence ATGCTGACCCGGCGCATTGTTCCTTGTTTTGACGTAAAGAACGGTCGGGTGGTCAAGAACGTCAGCTTTTTGACGAACGAGCGGGATGCCGGAGATCCGGTGGAGTTGGCCCGGTATTACGATGAATCCGGGGCGGACGAACTGGTGCTGCTGGACATTTCCGCTTCGGTGGAAGGGCGCGCCACGATGGTGGATGTGGTGGCCCGGACGGCGGCCGAGGTGTTTATTCCCCTCACCGTGGGTGGAGGGATCACATCCGTAGACGACATTCGGGTGCTGCTCAAGGCCGGGGCGGACAAAGTGTCGATCAATACCGGCGCTGTGAAACACCCGCAGCTGGTGTTGGAAGCGGCCAAGCGCTACGGGCAGCAGTGCATCGTCGTGGCCATCGATGGAAAATACGACGGGCAAAAAGGGGATTGGGAGGTTCTGATCAACGGGGGGCGGACCCGAACCGGTCTTTCTGCCGTTGAGTGGGCGAAAAAAATGGAAAATCTCGGGGCGGGGGAGATTTTGTTGACCAGTTTTGATCAGGACGGACGGAAGGACGGGTATGACCTGACCTTTACCCGGGTGATCAGCGAATCGGTGAACATCCCCGTTATTGCATCGGGAGGAGCGGGGAAAAAGGAGCATTTTTATGAGGTGTTCACCAAGGGGAAAGCGGACGCCGCCCTGGCCGCGTCAATTTTTCATTTTAAGGAGACGACAATTCAAGAAGTAAAGCGCTACCTGAGGCAGAAGGGGGTGCCGGTGCGTTGA
- a CDS encoding long-chain-fatty-acid--CoA ligase, translating into MITPLTPLDWKRRAVKLYPDKIAVIDEDKRFTYREFDDRVNRLSNALRKLGVAAGTKVAVMVPNTHPMLECFYGICQMGAVIVPLNIRLNPDELGYVIDHSDSEVVIVDAEWGERIHDIRSRLPKVRQYIQIDSGFSSPLEAMDYEALLAESSPEPIDVEIDENQTISINYTSGTTSKPKGVVMTHRGNYLNAADFLFHLRVSHDDVYLHTLPMFHANGWGGVWAITAVGATHVCLRKVDPVKILNLYEKEGITLACGAPTVLSMLVQAPNVEQVRITTRPRMGTAGSPPPAAIIDRVQKYLHMEVIHVYGLTETSPFISYCEWRKEFESLSPEEQAVLKARQGVEMVFSGETKVVREDGSEVEWNGREIGEIVARGNVVMEGYYKQPEETARAIRDGWFHSGDLAVVHPNGFIEIVDRLKDVIISGGENISSVEVEGVLYQHPAVSDVGVVARPDERWGEVPVALVVVKPGHQVTAEELNEFCRARLAHFKCPKDYEFVDELPRTATGKLQKFKLRERYWSGRDKRVQ; encoded by the coding sequence TTGATTACGCCACTGACGCCACTGGATTGGAAACGCCGTGCCGTGAAACTCTATCCAGACAAGATCGCAGTGATTGACGAGGACAAACGATTCACGTACCGGGAGTTTGATGACCGGGTGAACCGCCTCTCGAATGCTCTCCGCAAACTTGGGGTGGCGGCGGGCACAAAAGTTGCTGTGATGGTGCCCAACACCCATCCAATGCTCGAATGCTTTTACGGGATTTGTCAAATGGGAGCGGTGATTGTACCCCTCAACATCCGCCTCAATCCCGATGAGCTCGGGTACGTCATCGACCACAGCGATTCCGAAGTGGTCATCGTCGATGCGGAATGGGGCGAACGGATTCACGACATTCGTTCCCGGCTGCCGAAGGTCCGCCAGTATATCCAGATCGACTCCGGCTTCTCCTCCCCGTTGGAAGCCATGGATTACGAGGCCCTTTTGGCCGAATCTTCCCCCGAGCCGATCGATGTGGAAATCGATGAGAACCAGACGATCAGCATTAACTACACCAGCGGCACCACGTCGAAACCCAAAGGGGTGGTCATGACCCACCGAGGGAATTATCTGAATGCCGCCGATTTTCTTTTTCATCTTCGAGTGTCTCATGATGACGTGTACCTGCACACCCTGCCCATGTTTCACGCCAACGGCTGGGGTGGGGTCTGGGCGATCACGGCCGTAGGGGCGACCCACGTCTGCCTGCGCAAGGTGGATCCGGTGAAGATCCTGAACCTCTACGAGAAAGAGGGGATCACCCTGGCCTGTGGGGCTCCCACGGTGCTCAGTATGTTGGTCCAAGCCCCGAACGTGGAACAGGTGCGCATCACCACCCGGCCTCGGATGGGGACGGCCGGTTCACCTCCCCCCGCTGCCATCATCGACCGGGTGCAAAAATACCTCCACATGGAAGTCATCCACGTTTACGGGCTCACGGAGACTTCCCCTTTTATCAGCTACTGCGAGTGGCGCAAGGAATTCGAGAGCTTGTCGCCGGAGGAACAGGCGGTTCTCAAGGCCCGCCAAGGGGTCGAGATGGTTTTCAGCGGGGAAACGAAGGTGGTTCGGGAGGACGGTTCCGAGGTGGAGTGGAACGGTCGGGAGATCGGGGAGATCGTGGCCCGGGGCAACGTGGTCATGGAAGGGTATTACAAGCAGCCCGAGGAGACGGCTCGGGCGATCCGGGACGGTTGGTTCCACAGCGGCGATCTCGCCGTGGTGCACCCGAACGGATTTATCGAGATCGTCGACCGGCTCAAAGATGTGATTATTTCCGGCGGTGAAAACATTTCTTCGGTGGAAGTGGAAGGGGTGCTCTATCAACACCCGGCGGTGTCGGATGTCGGGGTCGTGGCCCGGCCCGACGAGCGGTGGGGTGAGGTGCCGGTGGCGCTTGTGGTGGTGAAACCGGGCCATCAAGTTACCGCGGAAGAACTGAACGAATTCTGCCGGGCGCGCCTGGCCCACTTTAAGTGCCCGAAAGACTACGAGTTCGTGGACGAGCTTCCCCGCACGGCCACGGGAAAACTGCAGAAATTCAAGCTTCGGGAGCGGTACTGGTCCGGCCGGGACAAGCGCGTGCAATGA
- a CDS encoding Gfo/Idh/MocA family protein has product MLGVAVLGYGTMGRVHVEALRRIQGVRVVGIYTRRPVPGVWPAPRYDEMKPLVARKDVHVVDICLPTHLHLEAVQLAAECGKHIFLEKPLVRRPEQVPAIRDAIKRAGVQLMVGHVLRFFPEYQQLHRIALARGAKGVAGAARRSSMPAGEDDWYGDVGKSGGVVLDLSIHDFDFCRWTLGPVREVFCRTAAGGRYALTTLVHDNGSLSHIEGSWLDAPGLTMEFELAGKGYLLQYSSAAAVPLRVWTRGDDGAAAGAFRLPLGKTPYQRELEAFFDSLRRNEAPPVTWEAALESAAVAWAALRSAESRRPVSPKEVVS; this is encoded by the coding sequence GTGCTCGGGGTGGCCGTTTTGGGGTATGGAACCATGGGGCGGGTTCACGTGGAGGCGCTTCGCCGGATCCAAGGCGTTCGGGTGGTGGGCATCTACACCCGCCGACCGGTGCCGGGAGTCTGGCCGGCGCCCCGATACGATGAGATGAAGCCTTTGGTGGCGCGCAAAGATGTCCACGTGGTGGACATTTGTCTTCCGACCCACCTGCACCTGGAGGCGGTTCAGCTTGCGGCGGAGTGCGGCAAGCACATCTTTTTGGAAAAGCCTTTGGTCCGTCGCCCGGAACAGGTTCCGGCGATCCGGGATGCCATCAAGCGGGCGGGGGTTCAGTTGATGGTCGGCCACGTGTTGAGATTTTTTCCAGAGTATCAACAGTTACACCGAATTGCCCTGGCCCGGGGCGCGAAAGGGGTGGCCGGGGCCGCCCGGCGGTCTTCGATGCCGGCGGGGGAAGACGACTGGTACGGGGACGTGGGGAAGAGCGGAGGCGTAGTGCTGGATTTATCCATCCACGATTTTGATTTCTGCCGCTGGACCCTGGGGCCGGTGCGGGAGGTGTTCTGCCGGACGGCGGCGGGGGGACGGTACGCCCTCACAACTTTGGTGCACGACAATGGAAGTCTCTCTCACATCGAAGGGAGCTGGCTGGATGCCCCTGGCCTCACCATGGAATTCGAGCTGGCGGGGAAGGGGTACCTGCTCCAGTACAGCAGTGCGGCTGCGGTGCCCCTGCGGGTGTGGACCCGGGGGGATGACGGGGCGGCGGCCGGGGCTTTCCGGCTGCCCCTGGGGAAGACCCCGTATCAGCGGGAGCTCGAAGCTTTTTTCGACAGCCTGCGCCGGAACGAAGCACCTCCGGTGACCTGGGAAGCGGCATTGGAATCGGCGGCCGTGGCCTGGGCCGCCCTTCGTTCCGCGGAAAGCCGGCGGCCGGTATCCCCGAAAGAGGTGGTCTCATGA
- a CDS encoding Gfo/Idh/MocA family protein: protein MNPVRMAVLSGAHVHADTYVSTLRQLPGAELVGIWDHVLHRGRDLAERHGVLFEADLDRLLERCDGVVVAAENSRHYPVVLAALQAGKHVLCEKPLAGAASRARDLVARAQRLGRVLAVAFAVRFSPAAIRLKTLMNNGALGALVAAVGANCGKMPGGWFAQKGFGGGAIWDHAVHLIDLLRWMTGDEVKFVFARSATLFHPDIEVEDAAHLQLRFSRGWIAGLDPSWSRPASYPTWGGLQLRLVGEKGTAEMDAFSEFVKEYGEQGVHRRIYGDDPYICMVEAFVEAVRAGRMPPESPLAPAEDGWAVERVVEAAYRSARIGREVAL, encoded by the coding sequence ATGAATCCCGTGCGGATGGCCGTTTTGTCCGGGGCCCATGTTCATGCGGACACCTACGTCTCCACCCTTCGGCAGCTTCCCGGGGCGGAGTTGGTGGGGATCTGGGATCACGTCCTTCACCGCGGCCGGGATCTGGCGGAACGTCACGGGGTGCTCTTTGAGGCGGATCTCGATCGCCTGCTGGAGCGGTGCGATGGCGTGGTGGTGGCGGCGGAGAACAGTCGCCATTACCCCGTGGTGTTGGCCGCCCTGCAGGCGGGGAAACACGTCCTGTGCGAGAAGCCCTTGGCTGGGGCGGCGAGCCGGGCCCGGGATCTGGTGGCCCGGGCCCAGCGGCTGGGGCGGGTCCTGGCGGTGGCCTTCGCCGTTCGCTTCAGCCCGGCGGCCATTCGCTTGAAAACTCTGATGAACAATGGAGCTCTCGGGGCCCTTGTCGCTGCGGTGGGGGCCAATTGCGGAAAAATGCCCGGGGGTTGGTTCGCCCAGAAGGGGTTTGGAGGCGGTGCGATTTGGGACCACGCCGTCCACCTGATCGATTTATTGCGCTGGATGACGGGGGATGAGGTCAAGTTTGTGTTCGCGCGGTCCGCCACCCTTTTCCATCCGGACATTGAAGTGGAGGACGCCGCTCATTTGCAGTTGAGATTTTCAAGGGGATGGATCGCCGGGCTCGATCCCAGCTGGTCCAGGCCGGCGTCATATCCCACCTGGGGCGGGCTTCAGCTTCGCCTCGTGGGGGAAAAGGGCACGGCGGAGATGGACGCCTTTTCCGAGTTTGTCAAGGAGTATGGGGAACAGGGGGTGCACCGGCGGATCTACGGGGATGACCCCTATATATGTATGGTAGAGGCCTTTGTCGAGGCGGTGCGGGCCGGTCGCATGCCACCGGAGAGCCCTTTGGCCCCGGCGGAGGACGGGTGGGCGGTGGAGCGGGTGGTGGAAGCGGCGTATCGGTCCGCCCGGATCGGGCGGGAGGTCGCCCTGTGA
- the hisH gene encoding imidazole glycerol phosphate synthase subunit HisH, with translation MIAVIDYGMGNLHSVAKGFAKVGVEARVTSDPRAVVEADGVVLPGVGAFGDAMFNLRHLGMLDAIRRVVKEGRPLLGICLGMQLLFSESEEHGRHVGLHLIPGKVRRFQGDFKIPHMGWNDLTIRRPDHPLVDGVKNGDFVYFVHSYYAEPQDPGVVVADTDYHVQVPAIVAKDQVMGMQFHPEKSSDIGLRMLRNFADLCGERVGQA, from the coding sequence ATGATCGCCGTTATCGATTATGGCATGGGGAATTTGCACAGTGTGGCCAAAGGGTTTGCCAAAGTCGGGGTCGAGGCCCGGGTCACCTCGGATCCCCGGGCGGTGGTCGAGGCGGATGGTGTGGTGCTGCCCGGCGTCGGCGCCTTTGGCGATGCGATGTTTAATCTTCGGCACCTCGGGATGTTGGACGCGATTCGGCGGGTGGTGAAAGAGGGACGCCCGCTGCTCGGCATTTGTCTGGGGATGCAGTTGCTGTTTTCGGAAAGCGAGGAGCACGGCCGTCACGTGGGGCTGCATCTGATTCCGGGAAAAGTGCGGCGCTTTCAGGGGGATTTTAAAATTCCCCACATGGGCTGGAACGATTTGACGATTCGCCGGCCGGACCACCCTCTGGTGGACGGGGTGAAAAATGGCGATTTTGTGTATTTTGTTCATTCGTATTATGCGGAGCCCCAGGATCCCGGGGTGGTGGTGGCAGATACTGACTACCACGTGCAAGTTCCGGCCATTGTGGCCAAGGATCAAGTGATGGGGATGCAGTTTCACCCGGAGAAGAGCAGCGATATCGGGCTGCGGATGTTGAGGAACTTCGCAGATCTGTGCGGCGAAAGGGTGGGGCAGGCGTGA
- the hisIE gene encoding bifunctional phosphoribosyl-AMP cyclohydrolase/phosphoribosyl-ATP diphosphatase HisIE yields the protein MIDPEALSFDEKGLIPAVVQDARTGEVLTVAYMNREALERTLAEKETWFWSRSRAVLWHKGETSGNTQRVVEVRVDCDGDALLVRVEPAGPACHTGERTCFYRSLGEPDEEEGADRSPGGPPQTVLAELWETIDERYRTRPEGSYTTYLFEQGLDKILKKIGEEATETIVAAKGKTGEPDLAEVRYESADLLYHLMVLWRQVGLQPEEVWGELQGRHLVKDVSPRKGPGFKRRDQ from the coding sequence TTGATCGATCCCGAGGCGCTGTCCTTCGATGAAAAAGGGCTGATCCCGGCGGTGGTCCAAGACGCCCGGACCGGGGAGGTCCTGACGGTGGCGTATATGAATCGGGAGGCCCTGGAGCGCACCTTGGCCGAGAAGGAGACTTGGTTTTGGAGTCGCTCCCGGGCTGTCCTGTGGCACAAAGGGGAAACTTCGGGCAACACCCAGCGGGTGGTGGAGGTGCGGGTGGACTGCGACGGGGATGCCCTGTTGGTGCGGGTTGAACCTGCCGGCCCCGCCTGTCATACCGGGGAGCGGACCTGTTTTTACCGAAGCCTCGGGGAGCCGGACGAGGAGGAGGGGGCGGACAGGTCGCCGGGGGGGCCGCCGCAGACGGTCTTGGCTGAACTCTGGGAGACCATCGACGAGCGGTACCGCACCCGTCCGGAAGGGTCGTATACAACCTATTTGTTCGAGCAAGGGTTGGACAAGATTCTCAAAAAGATCGGCGAAGAGGCCACGGAGACCATCGTGGCGGCCAAGGGAAAGACCGGGGAGCCGGATTTGGCGGAGGTGCGCTACGAGTCGGCAGATCTGTTGTATCACCTGATGGTGTTGTGGCGCCAGGTCGGGCTGCAACCCGAGGAAGTGTGGGGGGAACTGCAGGGGCGCCACTTGGTCAAGGATGTCAGCCCCAGGAAAGGGCCGGGATTCAAGCGGCGGGATCAGTAG
- the hisA gene encoding 1-(5-phosphoribosyl)-5-[(5-phosphoribosylamino)methylideneamino]imidazole-4-carboxamide isomerase has product MTESAEFQLYPAIDLSDGRAVRLRYGDYGQMTVYGDDPVAVARRWRDEGAGWLHVVDLDGAKEGHPMHLPLIGRMVEAAGLSVQVGGGIRDGESLRALFSLGVARCVLGTAALENPVWMKEVLAEYGERIVVGLDARDGKVAVRGWLQNTGVAAVELGRRLKEWGARRALFTDIRRDGAMAGPNGRAAAELAEETGLLVIASGGVRHLGDIQRLYALRHRGVAGAVAGRALYTGDLSLKEATAWLRSGPTDHEMEDEWDEPSPAEDGSEGVRYGGEGGRVC; this is encoded by the coding sequence GTGACGGAGTCGGCGGAATTCCAGTTGTATCCGGCCATCGACCTCTCGGATGGCCGGGCGGTGCGACTGCGCTACGGGGATTACGGGCAAATGACGGTGTACGGCGACGACCCGGTGGCGGTGGCCCGGCGGTGGCGGGACGAGGGGGCCGGGTGGCTGCACGTCGTGGATCTGGATGGTGCGAAGGAGGGCCATCCGATGCACCTTCCGCTGATCGGGCGGATGGTGGAGGCCGCGGGCCTGTCTGTCCAGGTCGGAGGCGGCATCCGGGACGGCGAGAGCCTGCGGGCCTTATTCTCCCTCGGGGTGGCCCGGTGTGTGCTCGGCACCGCGGCGCTGGAGAATCCGGTCTGGATGAAAGAGGTGCTGGCCGAATACGGGGAGCGCATTGTGGTGGGGCTGGACGCCCGGGACGGGAAGGTGGCGGTGAGGGGCTGGCTGCAGAACACCGGGGTGGCGGCGGTGGAGTTGGGCCGGCGCCTGAAAGAATGGGGTGCGCGAAGAGCGCTGTTCACCGACATCCGCCGGGACGGGGCTATGGCCGGGCCCAATGGCAGGGCGGCGGCGGAGTTGGCGGAAGAGACGGGACTGCTCGTGATTGCCTCGGGGGGCGTGCGGCATCTCGGGGACATTCAACGGCTCTACGCTCTGCGGCACCGCGGGGTGGCGGGAGCGGTGGCGGGCCGGGCTTTGTATACCGGGGATCTCTCTCTGAAAGAGGCCACGGCCTGGCTTCGGTCCGGTCCGACGGACCACGAAATGGAGGACGAGTGGGACGAGCCCTCCCCAGCCGAGGATGGCAGTGAAGGTGTTCGGTACGGCGGAGAGGGGGGACGGGTATGCTGA
- a CDS encoding aminopeptidase — protein sequence MLTGNALRDQLRKYAELAVKVGVNLQPGQHLVIGYGIRQVLPEHVEFARMLTEVGYEAGAKFVHVDWGDEWWVRETILRGDLETFKSRARHQVEWVQRLADEGAVYLALPATDPDLFAGIDPKQVTAFLNAQAEIFRPFNDKRTNDEYAWSLMSAPTQAWADKVFPELPPEHRLDALWNDILICSRADGPDPVGAWREHLENLKKRAQWLTDLRIHRLHYRAPGTNLTVELPETHYWAAASNQTPQGVAFVANIPTEEVYTVPLREGVEGTVSSTMPLNHNGSLIEGIRLRFEKGKIVEATADRGENALRHIVETDEGSRYLGEISLVPVDSPIFQRGRLFYNTLFDENASCHLAIGNAYPLIEGGHDLDRAAWRAAGLNQSLVHVDFMVGSDQMDIDAETRSGETVPIFRSGRWAESV from the coding sequence ATGTTGACGGGGAATGCACTGCGCGACCAGTTGCGCAAATACGCGGAGTTAGCGGTCAAAGTCGGGGTGAACCTGCAACCGGGGCAACACCTGGTGATCGGCTACGGAATTCGCCAGGTGCTGCCGGAACACGTGGAATTCGCCCGGATGTTGACGGAAGTGGGGTACGAGGCGGGAGCGAAGTTTGTCCACGTGGACTGGGGGGACGAATGGTGGGTGCGGGAGACCATTTTGCGGGGGGATCTGGAAACCTTTAAATCCCGGGCCCGCCACCAGGTGGAATGGGTGCAGCGCCTGGCCGACGAGGGGGCCGTGTATTTGGCCCTGCCCGCCACGGACCCGGACCTGTTTGCCGGGATCGATCCAAAGCAAGTGACGGCCTTCCTCAACGCCCAGGCGGAGATTTTCCGGCCCTTTAACGATAAGCGGACGAACGACGAGTACGCCTGGTCCCTCATGTCCGCACCGACCCAGGCCTGGGCCGACAAGGTCTTTCCGGAGCTGCCGCCGGAACATCGTCTCGACGCCCTGTGGAACGACATCCTGATCTGCTCCCGGGCGGACGGGCCGGATCCCGTGGGGGCGTGGCGGGAGCATTTGGAGAATTTGAAGAAGCGGGCGCAGTGGTTGACAGACCTTCGGATCCACCGCCTCCATTACCGCGCTCCCGGGACGAACCTCACCGTTGAGTTGCCGGAAACCCACTATTGGGCCGCGGCGTCGAACCAAACGCCCCAAGGGGTGGCCTTCGTGGCGAACATCCCCACCGAAGAAGTGTATACGGTGCCGCTTCGGGAGGGCGTTGAAGGCACCGTGTCCAGCACCATGCCCCTCAACCACAACGGCTCCTTGATTGAGGGCATCCGGTTGCGCTTTGAAAAGGGGAAGATCGTGGAAGCCACGGCGGACCGGGGCGAAAACGCCCTGCGCCACATCGTAGAGACAGACGAGGGCAGTCGATATCTCGGGGAGATTTCCTTGGTCCCGGTGGATTCGCCCATCTTCCAGCGGGGGCGACTCTTCTACAACACCCTGTTCGACGAGAACGCCTCGTGCCATCTGGCCATCGGGAACGCCTACCCCCTCATTGAGGGCGGACATGATCTCGATCGAGCCGCCTGGCGGGCGGCGGGGCTCAACCAGAGCCTGGTGCACGTGGATTTTATGGTCGGATCCGACCAAATGGACATCGACGCCGAAACCCGGTCCGGGGAGACCGTGCCGATTTTTCGGAGCGGGCGATGGGCTGAGTCGGTGTGA